The DNA sequence TGCTCCAAGCATAACGTAGGCAAGCGCACCACCATCAGGCGAAGGAACATCCACTCCAAGCAAATAACTCCCAATCGAGGTTGCTAATCCAGCACTGATAGTTCCTTCGAGATCGCCCGTAGCAAGCGGCCCAATGTTTGAGACCGTCCCCGCCGCTGAAATTTCGTTCGTACCATTCAAAACAGATACAAACCGCTCAATGGACAACACACCCTCAGCGAGGGAAGCAGAGACATCAACATCTGTCAGGACGGCATCCGACAACACAAGCCTATCAAACCCAAGGATCGCAATTGCATCAAACGCAGCGAGGTCCAAGCGATCGGAGACTTTCTGGGCATCAAGAAAGCCATTCATCCAAGAAACATCCAGGAACGCACCACGCAGTTCAACGCTTAATGCCGGTCGCCCCCTGAGCGCAAACGAAAGACCGCCGGTAACCGGTGCGCTAGCTTCTCCCTCGTCACCCGAAACCATTGACAGGGAATAGGCCTGCAGCAGCGTCGGCTGCAGCGCCAGCTCAGTCTGAAGGCGAATGGGTCCTGATTCATATTCCTTCGCACCATGTGTCAACGGCTCTGATTGCGCCAACTCATCCAGCCAACGTGCTAAAGCGGACGGGTTGCCGATTGCTGCTTCCAGTGACCCGTCAAACCGGGGCGTGCCCTGGACCGTGCTGATGGTTCCTTTGACCAGGGTTGTTGTATCTCCTGGAAATTCAGCGGACAGGGAGTCAAACAGCAACGCACCATCCTCAACCCGAACATCTGCTTGTACATTGGATGTGCGAGCGGCTCCGTAACTCAAATCAACCACATGCAGCGCAAGCGCGCCAACGAGCACCTCAGGAATTCGGAGATTTGCAACAGGCAACGCGGCAGCTTGGAATTGCTCCAGCACCTCGTCCACTGCAAGCCGGGCGCCTGAAAGGTCCGCTGCAATGCTCGGCCCGCCTTCAAGGCCAATTTCTATCTCGCCTTTAAAAGTCGCGTCTGCGATGGCGAGTTCCACATCGCGAAGTGAAATTTCTTCGCTGTTCCCAACAAAACCGGCCGTCATTTGAAGAAAAGAGGACAGCTCCCCGTCAACTTCCGATTGCCCAAGACGAAATTCAAATGTGCCATCCAGACGCGCAGCTGTCGTCGCCTCGGTTGACAGTCCTGAAAATGAACTGTCCCAACCATGTTCAGGCGCAGCGATATCAATATTGACGGGAAACGCCCTGTCGCCACCAAAAGCACCGGTACTAATAGACACGACGTATGGAGCACTCTCGTGGTCAAACTGCCCATCGAACTTCAGAGGCCCGACAAGCGATGTCGCCGTTAGCTCGCCAGTGACATTTAGAAGGCGAGCGGTCTCGTTCGAAGCGGCGTTGGTGAAAAGTATCTCACCATTCTCAAAAACCATGGAGTCCAGGCTGATGGCCTCCGGGTCGATGGAAACATCTAGCGCACTGTTGCCATTGTCCCCCCAGTTAATTTGTCCATTCTCATCACGAATGACATGAGCGCTGAAATCCAGCGCTCGGACCCGCACCACATCAACTTCGGCACGCAGCAATGGCGCGAGGGCCACCTCACCTTCCAACGTACCAACGCGTGCGAGGGGTACATCAGCGCTGCCACCACCGATCGACAATTCGCCCAGACTGAAACGGGGCGCTGGCAGGATCACGAAATTGATGTCTCCCGCGATCGTGACATCTCGTCCGACAGCCTCGGAAATCTGGGACTCAATCTCTGCGCGAAAGGCATTCCAGTCGACAATGCTCGGCCCCACCAATGCAGCGAACAGAAGCAGAATGACAAAGCCCGCTATATAAGAAAGAACCGAATTCACTAACGACCGCTCCGCGCCCCCGAGACACCGTCATTTATCGGTGTCCTACTTGCTTTATTTTTGCTCTCATCGACACTGTTCCACATCTGGTGCCAGACAGAGCCAATTGGTAGACAAACTATGGATTCTAAAGGCAAAAATATAGTCGATTTCGGGTCCGCGCGAAAAAACCTGAAAAACAAGAAGAAGGCAGACCAGCGCGCTGCCAAGGAAAAACAGGCAGAAGAGAACCGAGTGAAGTTTGGCCGGACGAAAGCCGAAAAAAGCCGAGACAAACAAATGAAAGACCAAAACCAGAAGCGGCATGACGAAAGCAAGATAGAACCCTTGTTTCCGGCCCCATCACAGGATCCAAAAGAATGAGCTCAACCACCTCCCCGACACCTGGTCCCTTTGCCGGCCTCAAGGTTATTGATCTGACTAGGGTCCTAGCAGGTCCCTATTGCACCATGCTTTTGGCCGACTTTGGCGCTGACGTCATCAAAGTGGAGGTACCTGAACGGGGAGATGATGCGCGGCATATCGGTCCCTTCATTGAAGATAAATCGACCTATTTTATGTCGCTCAATCGAGGAAAGCGCTCTATCGCCCTGAACCTAAAAGACGATGATGACCGCAAAACCTTCGAGACACTTCTGGAAACAGCTGATGTGGTCGTGGAAAACTACCGCCCTGGTGCCTTTGACAAACTGGGCTATGACTGGGAAACGCTTCACAAAAGGTACCCCTCTCTCATCCTGGCCTCCGCCAGTGGCTTCGGCCAGACCGGCCCCTATAGCAAAAGACCTGCCTATGACATGGTCGTGCAAGCAATGGGCGGCATTATGAGTCTGACGGGCCATGAGGGAGATCCACCCACCCGCGTGGGATCATCCATTGGAGACATCGGCGCCGGGCTCTTTACCGCCATTGGAGTGGCCTCCGCGCTCTTCCATCGCGAAAAAACCGGTGAGGCCACCCGCATTGACGTCGCGATGCTGGATTGTCAGGTCGCCATCCTCGAAAACGGGATCGCACGTTACCTCGCCACCGGCCAGATCCCCGGCCGCCTGGGCTCCAGACATCCCTCAATCGCCCCGTTCCAGGCATTTGCCACCGCTGACCGCCACATCGTCATCGCAGCAGGGAATGACATTCTGTTTGCCCGCATGGCAAAAGCCATCGGTGCGCTGGACCTGATTGATGATGACCGCTTCGCTGACAATGATTTACGACGGCACAATGTCGATGCCTTGTCGGAAGCTATGGAGACAACACTGAAGACACAGCCCGCAGAGCATTGGCTCACTATTCTAGAGGATGCTGGCATCCCTAGTGGGCCGATAAACAATGTCGAACAGGTTCTACAAGATCCCCAGGTCATCGCGCGCAATATGGTCATCCAAGCAAACGATCCAGACATTGGCCCAATCAAAATGCCTGGAAATCCAATCAAGTTCTCAGCCTTTCCAGATCCCTCTGAACGCCCTGCCGCCCCTGCGCTTGATGGCGACCGGGAGGCCATATTGTCAGAAGCAGACGTGCCAAAAGCTTGATAAAACCATTGGCTCGTCCTATTTGACAGAATATGACTGACCAGTCAGTATTTTCTGCGAGCTGGAGTGTGCCATGGATCTCAAACTTGTCGAAACGTCATCTGAACCCAAAACCATCAAGCGGAACAATGAGCGGCCCAAACAGATATTAAGTGCCGCAGTCGAGCTTTTTCGGGACCGAGGGTTTGAGGCAACCCGCCTTGAGGACGTGGCCGACAAGGCAGGCGTCTCCAAGGCCACGATCTATCTCTATTTTGAGAGCAAAGAAGACCTGTTTTTCGCCCTAATTCGGGAAAAAGTAGTTCCCATGCTCGAGCAAACGATCGCCCAGGCAGAAGCATTTGAAGGACCGGCATCTGAGTTCCTGCGCCTCAAGGCCCAAAGCGTCGGACGCCTGTTTGCACATTCCGAACAGGGAGCCATTCTGAAACTCGTGATATCAGAAGCCCGCCGATTCCCTGACCTGACCGACTATTATCGGACGGAAGTCCCGGAGCGCGGCCTGGAAAACATTGCCAAAATGGTCCGCCGGGGTATCGATGAAGGGGAATTTCGTGAATGCGATGAAAGGGCTGCCGCGACTGCCTTCATGTTTCCATTGTTAATGAACGGGATATGGATGAATTCCGTGGGCCCCGATGAGATCGTCGACCCCGATGCAGCGATTAACTTCCATTGCGAGAATTTCATTCGAGGGTTGAGCATCTAGGCGCTTCACATTCCCGTGCACATAAACAAGTCAGCTTGACCCCTCTCTCCCTCCCTGCTCTGATCCCTCAGAAGGTTGCAATTTGCAACCCGAACTAGAAAAAATTGGGGGGATGACGCATGGCACTGGATTTTAAACTCACGCGCCGAGGTATTCTAACAGCAGGTGCCGCAGCCGGTGCCGCCACCGCACTCCCAGCTCACGCGAATGAAAAGCCGATCAGCGCGGAGCCCCTCGCATCAAAACGCGCCAAAGCCCTGGATCTTGAAATGTCCTATGTCGAGATTGGGGAGGGCGATCCCATCA is a window from the Rhodobiaceae bacterium genome containing:
- the uctC gene encoding acetyl-CoA:oxalate CoA-transferase, coding for MSSTTSPTPGPFAGLKVIDLTRVLAGPYCTMLLADFGADVIKVEVPERGDDARHIGPFIEDKSTYFMSLNRGKRSIALNLKDDDDRKTFETLLETADVVVENYRPGAFDKLGYDWETLHKRYPSLILASASGFGQTGPYSKRPAYDMVVQAMGGIMSLTGHEGDPPTRVGSSIGDIGAGLFTAIGVASALFHREKTGEATRIDVAMLDCQVAILENGIARYLATGQIPGRLGSRHPSIAPFQAFATADRHIVIAAGNDILFARMAKAIGALDLIDDDRFADNDLRRHNVDALSEAMETTLKTQPAEHWLTILEDAGIPSGPINNVEQVLQDPQVIARNMVIQANDPDIGPIKMPGNPIKFSAFPDPSERPAAPALDGDREAILSEADVPKA
- the fadR gene encoding fatty acid metabolism regulator protein; the encoded protein is MDLKLVETSSEPKTIKRNNERPKQILSAAVELFRDRGFEATRLEDVADKAGVSKATIYLYFESKEDLFFALIREKVVPMLEQTIAQAEAFEGPASEFLRLKAQSVGRLFAHSEQGAILKLVISEARRFPDLTDYYRTEVPERGLENIAKMVRRGIDEGEFRECDERAAATAFMFPLLMNGIWMNSVGPDEIVDPDAAINFHCENFIRGLSI
- a CDS encoding hypothetical protein (domain of unknown function (DUF4169)); translation: MDSKGKNIVDFGSARKNLKNKKKADQRAAKEKQAEENRVKFGRTKAEKSRDKQMKDQNQKRHDESKIEPLFPAPSQDPKE
- a CDS encoding putative assembly protein, producing the protein MNSVLSYIAGFVILLLFAALVGPSIVDWNAFRAEIESQISEAVGRDVTIAGDINFVILPAPRFSLGELSIGGGSADVPLARVGTLEGEVALAPLLRAEVDVVRVRALDFSAHVIRDENGQINWGDNGNSALDVSIDPEAISLDSMVFENGEILFTNAASNETARLLNVTGELTATSLVGPLKFDGQFDHESAPYVVSISTGAFGGDRAFPVNIDIAAPEHGWDSSFSGLSTEATTAARLDGTFEFRLGQSEVDGELSSFLQMTAGFVGNSEEISLRDVELAIADATFKGEIEIGLEGGPSIAADLSGARLAVDEVLEQFQAAALPVANLRIPEVLVGALALHVVDLSYGAARTSNVQADVRVEDGALLFDSLSAEFPGDTTTLVKGTISTVQGTPRFDGSLEAAIGNPSALARWLDELAQSEPLTHGAKEYESGPIRLQTELALQPTLLQAYSLSMVSGDEGEASAPVTGGLSFALRGRPALSVELRGAFLDVSWMNGFLDAQKVSDRLDLAAFDAIAILGFDRLVLSDAVLTDVDVSASLAEGVLSIERFVSVLNGTNEISAAGTVSNIGPLATGDLEGTISAGLATSIGSYLLGVDVPSPDGGALAYVMLGAETEEGHSASLSLSGEAGGSAVSLELNRQRVGSAPLADKMDLVFTLENPNVQSLLDQLYVEPTAPIDGFGRLSVELSGQTDGPLDTSMRFSAGDFTGSFTGKTDAPLDAPKFAGRFEVSAPTFGLASQVVGWQGGMAELISANARDGAFVAGGGLEWAADRIGLSEVEAIAGAFRASGGGSIDFGGAIPSVEANISLGSVLLDPLFVADGTDPWSADPLDWSSLAGLKGALALTVSKASVANFVLEDIAAQGSLADGVLSFTPVTAELASGRLTMGARFEGGDGVPGLGLTLAAENISVDRVSEMLFSEELASGEATASLQLEGQGRSLLGLVSTLSGKGSLALTEGELNGFDLEAFRTALDGLSTMDDFDAVAAVHLDNGRARLIGIEGDFSIDEGILKYVPSEVAVSGANGIEVTALADLVRLEADVETDVTLTGEKPLPPMSMVLAGPFQMLERRNDTLAIQQAVSQMLLVRDIEEAGIEDLPDELRDLIVGPDSGSELDAPLEGVIEELVPEDSQDPGAPRPVERPTN